A single region of the Ornithorhynchus anatinus isolate Pmale09 chromosome 13, mOrnAna1.pri.v4, whole genome shotgun sequence genome encodes:
- the IVD gene encoding isovaleryl-CoA dehydrogenase, mitochondrial, with product MAALRGSAGLRGLRRLSALPRRAYSVLPVDDAVNGLSDEQRQLRQTMVKFLQEHLAPKAQEIDRNNEFKSMREFWRQLGNLGVLGITAPAPFGGSGLGYLDHVLVMEEISRVSAAVGLSYGAHSNLCINQLVRNGNEAQKEKYLPKLINGEHIGALAMSEPNSGSDVVSMRLKAEKEGDFYVLNGTKFWITNGPDADVLIVYAKTDLGAVPASRGITAFIVEKGTPGFSTSKKLDKLGMRGSNTCELVFENCRVPASNILGHLSKGVYVLMSGLDLERLVLSGGPLGIMQAVLDHAVPYLHVREAFGQKIGHFQLMQGKMADMYTRLMACRQYVYNVARACDQGHCTAKDCAGVILYAAESATQVALDGIQCLGGNGYINDFPMGRFLRDAKLYEIGAGTSEVRRLVIGRAFNAAFQ from the exons ATGGCGGCGTTGCGGGGCTCGgcggggctccgggggctccggAGGCTGTCGGCGCTCCCGCGCCGGGCCTACTCCGTCCTGCCGGTCGACGACGCCGTCAACGGGCTGAGCGACGAGCAGAGACAG CTCCGGCAGACCATGGTCAAGTTTCTCCAGGAGCACTTGGCCCCCAAGGCCCAGGAGATCGACCGGAACAATGAGTTCAAGAGCATGCGG GAGTTCTGGAGGCAGCTGGGAAACCTGGGCGTGTTGGGCATCACTGCCCCTG ctccctTCGGCGGCTCCGGCCTGGGCTACCTGGACCACGTGCTGGTGATGGAGGAGATATCGCGGGTCTCGGCCGCCGTGGGGCTGAGCTACGGCGCCCACTCCAACCTGTGCATCAACCAGCTGGTGCGCAACGGCAACGAGGCCCAGAAGGAGAAATACCTCCCCAAG CTGATCAATGGGGAGCACATTGGAGCCCTGGCCATGAGCGAGCCCAACTCCGGTTCTGACGTGGTCTCCATGCGGCTCAAAGCTGAGAAGGAAG GGGACTTCTACGTCCTGAACGGAACCAAGTTCTGGATCACCAACGGGCCCGACGCGGATGTGCTCATCGTCTACGCCAAGACCGACCTGGGGGCTGTGCCCGCCTCCCGGGGCATCACGGCCTTCATCGTGGAGAAG GGCACGCCGGGCTTCAGCACGTCCAAGAAACTGGACAAGCTGGGCATGAGGGGTTCTAACACCTGCGAGCTTGTCTTCGAGAACTGCAGGGTTCCTG CCTCCAACATCTTGGGGCATCTGAGCAAGGGGGTGTACGTGCTGATGAGCGGCCTCGATCTGGAGCGGCTGGTGCTGTCCGGAGGTCCTTTAGG GATCATGCAGGCCGTCCTGGACCACGCCGTCCCCTACCTGCATGTGCGCGAGGCCTTCGGCCAAAAGATCGGCCACTTCCAG CTGATGCAGGGGAAGATGGCAGACATGTACACCCGCCTCATGGCCTGCCGGCAGTACGTCTACAACGTGGCCAGAGCCTGTGACCAGGGGCACTGCACTGCTAAG GATTGTGCCGGTGTCATCCTCTATGCAGCCGAGTCAGCCACGCAGGTGGCCCTGGATGGCATCCAGTGCCTGG GTGGCAACGGCTACATCAATGACTTCCCTATGGGTCGTTTCCTCCGCGACGCCAAGCTGTACGAGATCGGGGCCGGGACCAGCGAGGTCCGGCGGCTGGTCATCGGCCGGGCCTTCAACGCGGCCTTTCAGTGA